From the genome of Seriola aureovittata isolate HTS-2021-v1 ecotype China chromosome 18, ASM2101889v1, whole genome shotgun sequence:
CACCATGTGGTGCCCTGTTCAGGTGGGCTCATTAGACTAAACGGCATCAACGACATGACAAATCGTAATATACTGTTccagagaaaatgtcaaataatttaGTTTCCAGATGATAGTGTTCTCTGTCTCATTTGCTATGTGTTTTCTATAATTCTGTAATCTAtctcaaaacaaacatttagttATTAAAGAGCCACTTTCCTCCAGCATAGACTAAATTACCCACTACTGAATCATAGAGGCTGAAGAAAAGTGTATTgctttgtattattattatacaccCCTgattgtgtgcgtgcgtgcgtgtgtgtgcgtgcgtgtgtgttctgTCAGGCAACAAGATCGAATCTCTGATCCAGAAAGCAGATCAGGTGTTGAACTCTCTGTCTCAGAGCTGTGATGGAGTAGACTATCCTGCAGGTTCAGGTGAGACCAGCTAGCATCACATTAGCATTAACACAGGTCAGGTACCATACAAATTCATAAACAGCTTTGTAATCCATATCAGTGTGACGGTTCAGTTTTACTATATTCTGTTCATAAATAACACAATCATAATAACATCTGGGTTTGGTTTCAATTTACAATTTCCTTGATGTGTCTCTTTCCAGCATTAAAAGGTTTTGACAAAAGTTACGTTTCAGAAAAGCTGCACATTGTTACTTAGTTCATTGTGCGTTAGGAACAGCTGTAATGAAAATCAGTTCTaacaagaagaaacaaaacatacattatttgtaagttttgctacatagccagcgttcCAGCCACTGTTGCTCTTACAAGAcgaagaaaagaagtgatagaaatagaagcacaAGAGAGTTGTTTTCCCCCACtctcttgttttattcttgGTGACTGAAGGAATGGCGTTTGATGCTAAACTTCCTTCCTAAAATTCCTttggactggtaagtaaacagctgttaatgctaatgttagctatgcagcaatagcaaaactcacaaatagctaAATAGTTAACACTGGTTGCTAAGTCAGCCAATGGACAATGGTGTTTAGGataacaactcccatgatcccacgatacttcatgtcttcatgtttttcacacacaaaaacaggctTTTCCTTTTCTATGTTTGTAGCTCATGCATAActggttgtgtttctgttgttctgtagtgagttcagtgaacactgaggagctgctgctcaggtCGTCCTCACACTGTCCTTCGTTCACTCTGTAAGAGTCATTCATACTCCCTCTGTTAGTTCTGATGCACTGAGACTGAACACACTTATCAGATTTGTTATGTTGAACCTGCAgggactcagcagcagcagcagcagcagggggcgGCACACTGGCTCTGACTCACAGAGGAGCTCAGGTAGggtttttgtcttgtttcacTCCTCACCTCCCACTGGAAACATGCTGTCAGTCCCTTTCTCTCTTATGCATGACGGTGGATTGGTGGATCAGTGAATGGAGACCTGTGTTGGGTTTCCTGTGTGGTTCCTAAATGATCCACCGACAGATTTATGATCACAGcatctgtcttctgtctctcccAGACTTTGGACTCTGGTCCCCATGGAAACAGCATCTGGAAGCAGCCTGGTCCGGTGGAGGCTCTAAAACAGATGCTGTTCAGATTGCAAGCAGTGGAGGGGAAGCTTCAGGGGCAACAAGCTCTCACTGACGggctgcagacagaggagactCCAGTGAAGCAGGTAGTTAAAAAACACTTCGTTAACACCTCAAGACTCTGCTGTCAACATTCAGCTGTGGGGAACATGCCTCACGCGGGTTATGCAtcgtgtttgtgttgcagaggaCTGAAGGTGAAGCGGAGCTGGAGAGTTTTTCTGGTGGACCGTCACTACACAGGTAACTCACTCTGAACACACACGTGATATCTCATGTCAGGAttaacatcagaatgaggaGGGACTTGGCGACCTAGTGGAGTCTAGTTACAGGTGAGAATGCTCAGATTTTAGTGGACACCTTTGGTTCaaggaacttttttttcctaattgtTCATACCCTTGCATAGATCTGAAAGAAACTGAatcatgtttcctgtgtttgttcaAAGAGAAAGTCCTTCAAATACCATACAAACCTCATTAAGCTGACTGAAACAGTTTAATGACAAAGTTTAAAATTTCTAATCATGTGGTGATTGACAGAACAAATTCCCATCATTTGATTTTCAAAGTTAAagttccatattttcctcttctctgttttatttgaagtgttgatccatcagaagatttatttgtggttttaagaaaccaaaaaccatctcagtgtagttttacatctcctctctcaggcttctctctgcagctctagtgacaacaggttggtgagccaatcagaagaaaggaggctctgagcctcaatttctttgtttacaacccaaaaagaatgaagaaataaGTGATTGTGGCCTTCTTGATTTCACTTAAAACTTCAATTTACCAGTTCTTTAAGCATGTCaatgttattgtattttttttatcttcaatattaatttattttttcattaattaattatttatttcccattattttctgtttttcagaaggAAACACTTAAACCTTGCTGTAGTATTGCAGTattgtttacagttttcttttacattacacatactTTTATAGagaatagagaaaaatggtcGCATGCTCGCACTTTAGAGCTGTTGCACTGTTACTGTTGACATAtagtattttaaaataaatggtgCACATGCTGTTAAAGGGAAGTGAATCtatctacatttttttaatttaaaaagagctCATTTAATTGAAAATGTCTGATAACTGTGTGAGTTGTGTTTTCTGAGGAGCTCATCCTGCTGGTCTGAAACAGTTCACTATGAATTCACAGcaacatgtcagaaaacagatttCTGATGATCGTTTCCATCCTCAGAGCTCTGCATCACCTGAGCTGTCTGAAGCTCCTGGTGGAAGAAcccagagagaaacacagacaggaggaggagaaggatgaagatgaaggacGCTACTCGTCTTCATCTGCTGACGGACCCACCTGTACTCAGCAGAAACGATCCTGAAGCTGAAGGACAAGAGTCTTCCTGTCAGCGTCTGTATCAGTCCACTTGTTTCCTCAAACAGTCAAAGAAGTTGCCAATGAATGTGGATGAAGTCTTCTCTGCATCTGTGCTTTAGATGAACAGACGCCATGCATCTTAACAACAGTACAGAGAGCAAATCACTTattatgaaatatatgaaatgtgtgatgaagtcatgtgacgtGTTAGAGTGAAGGAAACTGTGAAAGCTTAAATACAGTTGTCTGTTTGGTGGTTAAAAACTTTACCACGGTTGTCCATTAAAGAAactctcattttatttattacatgcTAAGTCACATTtatcaatacaatacaacacgATGCAGCATGGAAGTCAGATGCTTCAGAGTTATTTGAAGGTGGAATGTTTTGCAGTGTGTATGGAGGAGTTTCCCCTGCTTCCAGGCTTTGTCCTAAGTTAAGCTAAGCACATGGTAGACCTGTCTCTGTACTGGATGCCGAGATGAACATGATGTCCATCTTCTGCTCTGACTGTGGAGACCGAAGCTCTGAGACTATGTCGAACTCATTTGTGAATGTGCCAAATGCATCAtgttagctacagtatattGTTGAGGGTCAGTGAAACAGATGTAATGGATATAGTGCTGTTTGAAACtgaacagtatttttttttttctttacagtctTGAGTTGTCCACTGCATATGAGAATCTTGCCATCTCTACCATCCATCACTTATAATGTGATGGGAACATAGACACTAACAACATTGTCTTTCCTCTGGCTCCATCCACACAGTTTTAACATGTCAGATATTTGATTTTCTGGTGTGTAAAGATCATCACAGCCTCACACTGTCTGAAGACATTAGGTTTTGTTCCTTCGTTATGAAATTACTTATAGTTTGATTTGGATAGGaaacaaagtatttttattaacaggctgtcagtgttttctcttaCATGCTGTGGTTACAGCATGAAAAGTTATTTATATTGTAACAGATGAGGTTTTGAATGTTCATTTCCATGTGACAGGGTCGTCCCAAACAGCTCACATTAAAACATGGTGTCTGCCTTCATGGTGTCAGTGCATTTCATTTGATGATGTCTTGGATATTGGTGGGAATTGGAATTGAAAAGTGGTTTTGTGcgttttatattttcacaactTGTTTCAAAAACAGATGCATGTCTGGATTTTTCAAACCACATTGAAGTGTGGTTAAATTCTTGTATCAGTGGGAAGCTGAAGAGGCTCGTGTATCTCCAGTGACTGAAGTGTTGTTTTCATAAAGGAGGAAGACTTGAGAGACGGATTAAAGAGAGAATGCTGATAATCTGTTTATCTGTCAAACTCCACATCTTCAGTTTGTAATTTAAGTCTCCAATCCAAGagaaccctgatgacatcagtatgacatcatcacaggCTGAGTTGGACGCTGAAAAGCGACAGCAGGACAATCTGATCATCATCTAAaacatcagctggtttcagtaaCCGCCTCCTTATGTTCTGACCACACGTTGATCAGCCCGTCGCTCCCTGCTGACATCACAGTATCACCgctgtggtcaaaggtcacgctCTGCACACAGTCACTGTGTCCTGACAGGCTGCTCACTGCACAAGAATCCACCTCCACAAGTCTGACCAGCCTGTCACTGCTCGCGACCGCCAGTGTCTGCCCCGATGGGCTGAACACCACGTGGTTGGCGCCCAGCGGTCCAGCATCCACAGTGGCCACTGCCGACACAGGCCTCCTAATGTCCCACAGGTTGACAACGCCGTGGGAGTCACAGGAGGCCATGATGTCACCAGCCAGGCTGAAGGCAGCGTGGTTGCAGGGATGCAAGTGTCCACTGAGGGTGGTGGTGCAGACGCCCAGCCTGGCGTCCCACAGGGCGAGGGTTTTGTCGGCCgagcagctgaggaggaggtTGGAGAAGGGCAGGAAGCAGACACTGTTGACGGACGCGGTGTGGCGGCGCAGAGTGAGGCAGCAGCACTGGCTGTTCAGGTCCCACAGTTTGACAGTTCTGTCAGCAGAGCAGGAAGCCATGAAGTGATCGCAGGAGTGGAAGGAGCAGCCCCAGGTGGGCTGGCTGTGACTGGACAGTGTCGACACACAGCAGCCCTGACACAAGTCCCAGAGCCGCACCTGCACGAGGAATCATCCGGTCACCAGGGCAACAGCCAGAGGAGAAGACACTTCATCTTGATATGTCATCTGGCTGTACATGTTGTAATTATGTGGTAATAGTGAAGATTAACTTACTGTTGTGTCTCCACTGGTTGTTGCCAATTTTGACCCATCAGGGTGAAAACTGCAGCCAGACAACCAATCAGAGTGACCCTCACCTGTGAGCAGCATCTGaccaacctgaaaacacacatcacatcccATTAAAGttcattagccaatcagagtgaCCCTAGAATGTCAACAAAATATGATTAGTttgatttgtcttttctctcattttataACCACGTCCTTTAACTAACACTGTCCTGAtcttttgttatttcatttcttgTGTTGTCTCTTTACTTCATTTagtcttttctgtctcattttgCCTGCATGTGTGAACTATCACAGTATCTACATACACTCTACAATGTCTTCGTTTTCAGCTCAtaaaattgtgtgttttcttatctcataatattaataataatctgaCCACATCTGTCACCTtgtttcatctcctctcatATCTACATGCACCTACCTTCTCTCCGTCAGCAGGCAGCACCCACAGCCTCCAGCTGTGGTCGTCACTGGTGGAGGAAAGGATCAGTTTTCGTGGATGGAGACTGATGCAGCTGATGGGAAGCTTGTGGGCTCTGATGGAGCAGGACAGGCTGAGGGATCTGGGGGGATCCAGGTTGGGGCTGACTCGCCTGCTGCAGATGGGAAACTGTGAAGACTTTGGACGTCTAGTTTTGGGGCTTTTTGCTTTATCAGTGTTGTCACTCCTTGTGatgcttctctctttcttgaTTTGGGTTTTTTCATGATTCAGTCTTGCCTCTGAGTTGTTTTGAACTCTGTCTTTTTCTAAACTGATGAGCATTTTCTGCCTCAGAGCAGCTTGATATTTGTCATCCAGCTGTCTCAGCGCTGGCTCATAGGACTCCAGGTGTTTCTTCAGCTGTTTGAAGTCCTCAATCAGCCTGTTTTTGTCCTTCGCAACTTGTTGGTACTGCAGCCGGTGgaaatctctctccctctgcatccTCACCATGCTCTCCCCCGCTGCCAGCACCTCCTGTCTGAGCTGGTGTGTCTCCCTGCGGATCCTCTCCAGCTCGCTGTGGAGgagctgcctgtgtgtgagagcatcAGGGATGAAGAAGATGCCTGTTGTTGGCGTCGCTGGCATCAGGGTTTCTGTCAGGAGCGTCTGTGCTGAGCTGTACCACTCGGCCTCAAAGCTGTTCAGAGTCCGGCTCAGGCCAGATCTTCGGAGGAAGTTCCTCAGGAAGTCATCCACCACTTCTGGGATTTTGGAGATGACTTGTTGTTTGGACAGTCCAGACTTTGTTCTGGCAGCCGTGGTGGTGGCAGCCTCCCTCAGTGCCTCTTCtaagtcctcctcctcctctgagaaAACCTCCTTGTTCTCCTCATCTGCTGCTTTCCTTTGAGCCgacattttctctctgcctctgagcTTCTTGTTTAcctgttgctatggtaactCTACACAGAACAGCCTAGCTCTACTTTCCCTCTGTACTATTACCATAGCAACCCTTTGACACCTGctttttttaacaatatattttaaattttctgatctgaggtctgttttgtaaattattaaatattagtGGGGTTTTGAAATGGTATTTCTATATACTGTTGTGTGCTGGTAATTACTCTGTGAATGAAGTGTGATATTCATTCAACAGCTTTTCCAAATTCTGGAAAAGAGTCTGTGGAACAGTGACTACGGTGTCAGAGGATGTGTGTTTGAACTGAACCATTTACAGCTGTTACTGTTCCTGAATCAGCAGCACCTCAGTGTCCCGCCTCTAAGTCCTAGACCACAAACTTACACCAGGAATGATCCCATGAACAACTAAAGCAGGACGCCACTTTACCAGATGAACTGGTGCATCTTGGGTGCAGACAGTTTCAAGGTGAAATAAATGGCttgaatttacagtattaattaATGTTAGATGTTGATAGGAAATTAATCCATGATGGCAAATTTAACTAATAGCAATTCATATATAACTCAGTCTATTAATCAGATAGACTCTTCAATATTAAACAATAATGCACAGCTCAGTTCTTAATGAGTAATTCATTAACTCATGATCTATGCATTACTTAAGCATGAATGAATATTAGTGCACAGTACTGTGAAGTGTTATCGTGAAGTTGAGttctcattattattcatatatctcataattattattgtttatttattaataacttttttttttttttatcaacaatgagctaactgacacatgaatttcccctagggaagaaataaagtatctatctatctatctatctatctatctatctatctatctatctatctatctatctatctatctatctgtttttgttttgcagccaTTGACTGTACTCAtgcttttctctcagtttttgttttcctgttttcaaacGTGATGAGAGAACAGCACCACGACAACTTATAACAACTACAACAGAAGGAAAACATGAGGTAAACggagaaaagaatgaaaaaaacagtcaacagTGAACTTCTGAACAGTTTATGgttgttatatttatatattcatgatGATGGAACTGTAAGATTCCCATTTGTGATGAATATTACCACTTTAACGTTATTAACATTTATtccctatttatttatttattattttaagaaTAAATTCTTGTTTAACCTGCTTACCTGGATGACTGTGTCCCATTAAATAAAGTGTCAACACTTCCTGctttttttgtcaaaactttattaaaaatatttgcagtACATTGATATTGTGGGGAAATTAAAACAGAGGGGGCGCTCTGTGGTCACAACGAGGCTGCCGACATCACATGAGCTCGTCACATGACTGTcaggaggaaaacacaacaggaagagaCTCTGttgtacatattttacatttgattccattcagaaaatgagagaggagcAGCTCGGTGCCGTTACCTGGATCTGAGTGACGAGCATTCCTTTTTTTCGCGGGTTAAAGGTTTTTGTTTACTGCGGCACGAGCTCACCGGAACATAACTGCCCGGCACCGAGGTACGTAGCTACAGTCTCAGACACGATATATCAACACGATGTGCTGCAGATAATCCACCAAGTGTGAGCAAAACTCGTCCAAACACAAGAGACGGTTCGTTCCGGTGATAAAACATCACTGCGGAAAATAACAACCTTCACTGTCACTTCACATTTAACACAAGAAGTGGAAATACGACGTCACTGAACGACATTAcaaatgtttggtatttacTAAGGTACAGAATGAATATGACTGTAGACTTTATACGTGTCCAGTTTAATAAGATTTTTGAATGTTgagttctgttttttgtttagcAACCGAATGCGGAAGGAATCGTAAAGActtactacaaaataaaactcacttcAAGAAACTTAAAGGGGGCATGAAACCTTGGCGTATATGTCAAACGTTGTTAAAATCATACATGTAGTAtaagtaaaaacacattgtaaacaaattaaaaattcacaaaacgcatgaaaacacataaaaaaacccataaaaacCCAACCAGTGCAAGACAAActgttcacattaaaacaacGATAAAAAAGCTGTATAAAAAGATAATATTAGTGCAATAAAAAGCCtgttacatgtacagtattggTGCATAATCGCCGTATATAAGAGGTATATGAGAATGGATAAATAGCAGCAATGTAAGTGTGAAAATCACTATCTATGACTGTGCAACTGCAACACAGAGCATTAgattcagacagacagttacctcattttatgttttacacttttaacAAAGTTAGattcacacagtgaaaagtGTGAATATACTACTGTAGTTATACAACTTTAGGCAGATGCATCTGCATAAAGCATTGTTCAGGGTCAAGCCTGGTGTGACTATAAAGTACATAAAGTGGACATTACTGATGGTGGTGTAAAAAGATCTATCACAAGTATTTCCCTTTCTGTTTCCATAGTTTACATCAAGGAGGTTCAGATTTATGCCGACCAGACACTAGAAGACTTTATATGACTGTCTGTCTATAAGCCTGACACCCTGCTCACATGTAAAGACACTGTGTCATCAGTCTCAGAGATTCTAGTAACACACTATAAGATTCTATAATGACTGGGGATCCAGATTAATCCAGGGATGCATGACTCGATTCCTCTGAGATTTTTTCCCATTATGCTCCTGGTGGAAATTTACAGGAAGAAAagcagtttcttttttccagacttttttgctctttgaaatttaacattattattgttattattatataaatttgGTAACTTAACACTATAATTGTCATGATCTGCTCCTAAAATACCTGTGTTTGGACTTTGTgtttatgatttcctgttttattttgaaatttcctTGCGTCCAATTACCCTTGTCTCTGCCTCACACCAAACAACTCACCTGGAGTCTCCTCCATGCTCACTATCAGCTCtgtttgctgcttcctgtttgctacTGGGGAAAGTGCCGTTGAACATCACTATCTGCCTGAGCTGAGACTAAAAGGTTTCActaatattaaacatgtttgattttatcaaaacatgaagaagaaaaacagacaatggaTGATCACCTTACACCAAATGATTGAGATGATGTGAGCAAAACTCTCATGATTTTATCCTGACATTGTTTGGTGTAAAGCCGCATTAGTTGTTACATTTTTGTTGGCCCCAAGTCAACTTCTACAGAGATGCAGGTCAACTCTTATTACAGACTGGGTATCGGCCATGATGTGACTGATCcatagtttctttgttttatgacaTGATAAGATATAGAATTTCTGCTCTCagttaatatcaatattttggTCCCTTACTTTTTGCCAAAGTAACCTCTGACCTCGTGTTATCCTGTATAGAGTTTCTATAAATCTAACAAGTTCCCTGTAGTGAGctttacagattttaaattgcTGGTTTCTGATCAGTGCTCAGTGAGAGCAGATTCCTGAGCTGGTATCTGAATCAGTATCGGGAGAGCAAAAGTTAAATCAGACACCCACAGCTGCTTTTCTATTGTCAGAAATCTAACATAACATACACTGATTTctgaaagtcttcagaccccttcactttttgcacactgTGTTGTAGATTTGATTGTAAATGGATACATTTacataaatttctcaaaaacatgttttcactttgtgattGTGAgttattgagtgtagactgatgagcaaaatggcagttttatccatttacaattaaatctccaacacaataaagtgaagCTGTCTGAATATGTTCTGAAGTCTCTGtatcttctctctgctgtgttgcATTTTATATGAggtatcattattttttttgaatTCCTCTGAAATTCATCATGAGCCAATTCTGtttcacagacagagaaaaacaaaatatccaGCTACAGTTCAACATATGATCAGAACAGTTTAACTGAAGAACTACAGAAGACACAGATCAgtttctctgattggttgaaaaATTGTATTGTAACTGTATGAAACACTGTATTCTATTGTACCTtgcagggtcagaggtcaccatGGGGTCAGCTGTGGAGAGGACAGACGAACATGTGAAGGAGTATCTGATCTACCGTGGCTTTACCAGCACTCTGAAACATTTGGACAGCGAGATCAAAGTTGATAAGGAGAAAGGCTTCAGGGTGACAATGAACACAAAGAATTAAAGTTTAAGTGGTTGTTGTCCCTGATCTCAGACAGGGATGTTTTACAGGCAGATTCTTTTTAAAC
Proteins encoded in this window:
- the LOC130186828 gene encoding sperm-associated antigen 16 protein — translated: MSAQRKAADEENKEVFSEEEEDLEEALREAATTTAARTKSGLSKQQVISKIPEVVDDFLRNFLRRSGLSRTLNSFEAEWYSSAQTLLTETLMPATPTTGIFFIPDALTHRQLLHSELERIRRETHQLRQEVLAAGESMVRMQRERDFHRLQYQQVAKDKNRLIEDFKQLKKHLESYEPALRQLDDKYQAALRQKMLISLEKDRVQNNSEARLNHEKTQIKKERSITRSDNTDKAKSPKTRRPKSSQFPICSRRVSPNLDPPRSLSLSCSIRAHKLPISCISLHPRKLILSSTSDDHSWRLWVLPADGEKVGQMLLTGEGHSDWLSGCSFHPDGSKLATTSGDTTVRLWDLCQGCCVSTLSSHSQPTWGCSFHSCDHFMASCSADRTVKLWDLNSQCCCLTLRRHTASVNSVCFLPFSNLLLSCSADKTLALWDARLGVCTTTLSGHLHPCNHAAFSLAGDIMASCDSHGVVNLWDIRRPVSAVATVDAGPLGANHVVFSPSGQTLAVASSDRLVRLVEVDSCAVSSLSGHSDCVQSVTFDHSGDTVMSAGSDGLINVWSEHKEAVTETS